A DNA window from Aureibaculum sp. 2308TA14-22 contains the following coding sequences:
- a CDS encoding response regulator transcription factor yields MKILIVEDEVELLDSMASYLKNEDFICEKATSFFDAEDKIVSFKYDIIILDITLPDGSGIDLLKLVKEQSSKTGVLIVSAKDSLDDKLKGLDLGADDYITKPFHLAELNSRINSLIRRRNFDGDEFIEFNEIRVDPSSKEVTVHGKPVEVTKKEYNLLLYFITNKNKVLTKESIAEHLWGDDIEMADSYDFIYTHMGNLRKKINKLGGNNYLQTMYGLGYKFTDTLK; encoded by the coding sequence ATGAAAATATTAATAGTTGAAGACGAAGTCGAATTGCTAGATTCAATGGCAAGCTATCTTAAAAATGAAGACTTTATTTGCGAAAAAGCCACTTCTTTTTTTGATGCAGAAGATAAAATCGTAAGTTTTAAATACGATATAATTATACTTGATATAACATTGCCAGATGGTAGTGGCATTGACTTATTAAAATTAGTAAAAGAACAATCTTCTAAAACTGGAGTTTTAATTGTTTCCGCTAAAGACTCTTTAGATGATAAGTTAAAAGGGTTAGATCTAGGTGCAGATGATTACATTACCAAACCTTTCCATTTGGCAGAATTAAACTCACGGATTAATTCGTTAATTAGACGCAGAAATTTTGATGGCGATGAGTTTATTGAATTCAATGAAATAAGAGTAGATCCTAGCTCCAAAGAAGTAACCGTTCATGGAAAGCCTGTCGAAGTGACCAAAAAAGAATACAATTTATTGCTCTATTTTATCACTAATAAAAATAAAGTATTAACTAAAGAATCTATAGCAGAACACCTATGGGGTGATGATATAGAAATGGCAGACAGTTACGATTTCATTTACACACACATGGGTAATTTACGTAAAAAAATAAACAAATTAGGCGGAAATAATTACTTACAAACAATGTATGGCCTTGGTTATAAATTCACAGATACACTTAAGTAA
- the gyrB gene encoding DNA topoisomerase (ATP-hydrolyzing) subunit B encodes MSEEAKKQNYSADSIQALEGMEHVRKRPSMYIGDVGVRGLHHLVYEVVDNSIDEAMAGHCDAVSIIINEDNSVTVKDNGRGIPVDIHKKEGVSALEVVMTKIGAGGKFDKDSYKVSGGLHGVGVSVVNALSSNLKATVYRNGKIYEQEYERGKASYPVKSVGETKERGTMVTFMADDTVFQADIDFNYETLSTRLRELSFLNKKIKLSITDKRNKDEKGEFIHEEFYSEVGLPEFIKYLDGNREQLTADVISLESEKSGIPVEVAMVYNTSYAENLHSYVNNINTHEGGTHLSGFRRGLTHTLKKYAESSGMLDKLKFEISGDDFREGLTAIISVKVAEPQFEGQTKTKLGNREVTSAVSQAVSEMLTDYLEENPNDAKIIVQKVILAAQARHAAKKAREMVQRKTVMSGGGLPGKLSDCAWTEPEKCEIFLVEGDSAGGTAKQGRDRNFQAILPLRGKILNVEKAMQHKVFENEEIRNMYTALGVTIGTEEDSKALNLEKLRYHKIVIMCDADVDGSHIATLILTFFFRYMRELIEEGYVFIAAPPLYLVKKGAKKEYAWSDKERDDLLKKFDGGTIQRYKGLGEMNAEQLWDTTMNPEFRTMRRVTIDNGTEADRVFSMLMGDEVPPRREFIEKNAVYANIDI; translated from the coding sequence ATGAGCGAAGAAGCAAAAAAACAGAATTATTCAGCCGATAGTATTCAGGCCTTAGAAGGGATGGAACACGTTAGAAAACGTCCCTCAATGTACATAGGTGATGTTGGTGTCAGAGGCTTGCACCATCTGGTTTATGAGGTGGTTGATAATTCTATTGATGAGGCAATGGCTGGGCATTGTGATGCTGTAAGTATTATTATCAACGAAGATAATTCTGTCACCGTAAAGGATAATGGTCGTGGTATTCCTGTAGATATCCATAAAAAAGAAGGTGTTTCTGCTCTAGAGGTAGTAATGACCAAAATTGGAGCCGGGGGTAAATTTGATAAAGACTCTTATAAAGTTTCTGGTGGTTTACACGGTGTTGGAGTTTCTGTTGTTAATGCTCTTTCTTCAAATTTAAAAGCTACAGTGTATCGTAATGGTAAAATTTACGAGCAAGAATATGAACGTGGAAAAGCATCATATCCTGTAAAATCAGTTGGTGAGACTAAAGAAAGAGGTACTATGGTTACCTTTATGGCAGATGATACTGTTTTTCAAGCGGATATAGATTTTAATTATGAAACGTTGTCTACTAGGCTTAGAGAATTATCTTTCTTAAATAAGAAGATAAAACTTTCTATAACGGACAAAAGAAATAAAGATGAAAAAGGCGAGTTTATCCATGAAGAATTTTATAGTGAAGTTGGTTTGCCCGAATTTATTAAATATTTGGACGGAAACAGAGAACAACTTACAGCTGATGTAATTTCTCTGGAAAGTGAAAAATCAGGTATTCCGGTTGAGGTTGCAATGGTTTATAACACTTCGTACGCAGAAAACCTGCATTCTTACGTAAATAATATCAATACACACGAAGGCGGCACACATTTGTCTGGTTTTAGAAGAGGACTTACTCATACCTTAAAAAAATACGCCGAAAGCTCTGGAATGCTCGACAAATTAAAGTTTGAGATTTCGGGTGATGATTTCCGTGAGGGATTAACCGCTATTATTTCAGTAAAAGTAGCCGAACCTCAATTTGAAGGTCAAACAAAAACCAAATTAGGAAACAGAGAAGTTACCTCAGCGGTTAGTCAAGCCGTTTCAGAGATGTTGACCGACTACCTAGAGGAAAACCCTAATGATGCTAAAATAATCGTTCAAAAGGTGATTTTAGCAGCTCAAGCACGCCATGCAGCTAAAAAAGCTCGTGAAATGGTACAACGTAAAACGGTTATGTCTGGAGGAGGATTGCCTGGTAAGTTATCCGATTGTGCTTGGACAGAGCCTGAAAAATGTGAAATATTTTTAGTTGAGGGAGATTCTGCGGGTGGTACTGCAAAACAAGGAAGAGATAGAAACTTTCAAGCCATTTTACCCTTACGTGGTAAAATTTTGAACGTTGAAAAGGCTATGCAGCACAAAGTTTTTGAAAACGAAGAGATCAGAAATATGTACACCGCATTAGGTGTTACCATTGGTACCGAAGAGGATAGCAAAGCTCTTAACCTTGAAAAATTGCGTTACCATAAAATAGTGATAATGTGTGATGCCGATGTAGATGGGAGCCACATTGCTACCTTAATTTTAACGTTCTTTTTTAGGTATATGAGAGAATTAATTGAGGAAGGCTATGTATTTATTGCTGCTCCACCATTGTATTTGGTTAAAAAAGGTGCTAAAAAGGAATATGCTTGGTCCGATAAAGAACGTGATGATCTGCTTAAAAAGTTTGATGGAGGTACAATACAACGTTATAAAGGTCTAGGTGAGATGAACGCAGAACAATTATGGGATACTACCATGAACCCAGAGTTTAGAACCATGCGTAGGGTTACTATAGATAATGGTACAGAAGCTGACAGAGTGTTTTCTATGCTTATGGGAG
- the asnB gene encoding asparagine synthase B: MCGIVCAFDLKQKSEELRPQVLEMSQKIRHRGPDWSGIYADDKAILAHERLAIVDPASGKQPLFSEDKKLILAANGEIYNHRELRKQFEGNYNFQTESDCEVILALYQKKGVDFIDEMNGIFGFAIYDVEKDEYFIARDHMGIIPLYIGWDANGTFYVASELKALEGVCTKIQLFPPGHYMSSKDGEFVQWYKRDWTEYDAVKDNKTSIQELKEALEAAVHRQLMSDVPYGVLLSGGLDSSVTSAIAKKYAEKRIESGDTKAAWWPQLHSFSVGLEGSPDLAAAQKVADHIGTVHHEIKFTIQEGLDAIRDVIYKIETYDITTIRSSTPMYLMARVIKSMGIKMVLSGEGADEIFGGYLYFHKAPNAKEFHEETVRKLSKLHMYDCLRANKSLAAWGIEGRVPFLDKEFMDVAMRINPKDKMINGERMEKWVVRKAFEDMIPDSVAWRQKEQFSDGVGYSWIDTLKEIVEKEVSDEQLANAKYKFPIQTPTTKEEFYYRSIFTEHFPSDTAALSVPQEASVACSTQIALDWDESFKNMNEPSGRAIANVHDDAY; the protein is encoded by the coding sequence ATGTGTGGAATTGTATGTGCTTTTGATTTAAAGCAAAAATCTGAAGAATTGAGACCTCAAGTATTAGAGATGTCTCAAAAAATCCGTCATCGTGGGCCAGATTGGAGTGGAATTTATGCTGACGACAAGGCTATTTTAGCTCATGAACGCCTGGCTATTGTCGATCCTGCTTCTGGAAAACAACCTTTATTTAGCGAGGATAAAAAATTGATATTAGCTGCCAATGGCGAAATTTATAATCATCGTGAGCTGAGAAAACAATTTGAAGGCAATTATAATTTTCAAACGGAATCGGATTGTGAAGTAATTTTAGCTCTCTATCAAAAAAAAGGAGTCGACTTTATTGACGAAATGAACGGAATTTTCGGTTTTGCGATTTATGATGTAGAAAAAGACGAATATTTTATTGCTAGAGATCATATGGGTATTATTCCATTATATATAGGGTGGGATGCCAACGGAACGTTTTATGTAGCTTCTGAATTAAAAGCTTTGGAAGGTGTTTGTACAAAAATTCAATTGTTCCCTCCTGGACACTATATGTCCAGTAAAGATGGAGAATTTGTACAATGGTACAAAAGAGATTGGACGGAATATGATGCGGTTAAGGATAACAAGACTTCAATTCAAGAGTTAAAAGAAGCTCTAGAAGCTGCCGTACACCGTCAATTAATGAGTGATGTGCCTTATGGTGTTCTACTTTCTGGCGGATTAGATTCATCTGTTACTTCAGCTATTGCCAAAAAATATGCTGAAAAGCGTATTGAGTCTGGAGATACCAAAGCCGCTTGGTGGCCACAATTACACTCTTTTTCTGTGGGGTTAGAGGGTTCACCTGACCTGGCGGCTGCTCAAAAAGTAGCAGACCATATTGGTACGGTACACCATGAAATTAAATTTACCATACAAGAAGGTTTGGATGCCATACGTGATGTTATCTATAAAATAGAGACCTATGATATTACTACAATTCGTTCTTCCACACCTATGTATTTAATGGCAAGGGTTATTAAATCTATGGGTATAAAAATGGTATTGTCCGGTGAAGGAGCCGATGAAATTTTTGGCGGATATTTGTACTTTCATAAAGCACCTAATGCCAAAGAATTTCATGAAGAAACTGTACGTAAATTAAGCAAACTGCATATGTACGATTGTTTGCGTGCCAATAAAAGCTTAGCTGCTTGGGGTATTGAAGGCCGTGTTCCTTTTTTGGATAAAGAATTTATGGATGTTGCTATGCGTATCAATCCAAAAGATAAAATGATAAATGGTGAACGTATGGAAAAGTGGGTGGTTAGAAAAGCATTTGAAGATATGATACCCGATAGTGTAGCATGGAGACAAAAAGAACAATTTAGTGATGGCGTAGGGTATAGTTGGATAGATACGTTAAAAGAAATTGTAGAGAAAGAAGTAAGTGATGAACAATTGGCGAATGCTAAGTATAAATTCCCAATTCAAACACCAACAACGAAAGAAGAATTTTATTACAGATCTATTTTTACAGAACATTTCCCAAGTGACACGGCAGCATTATCAGTACCGCAGGAAGCTTCTGTAGCCTGCAGCACACAAATTGCTTTAGATTGGGATGAAAGTTTTAAAAACATGAACGAGCCTTCCGGAAGAGCCATTGCAAATGTTCATGACGATGCTTATTAG
- a CDS encoding DUF2911 domain-containing protein — MVKLYISTIISLFLMLLFTSEARGQGFVAVDDIPHDISYYRESKITPPLAKVLYGRPQKNDEEVFGNLVPYNKLWRTGANEATEVKFYKDVEFGNCKVKAGTYVLVTIPGENDWLVILNSQTDVWGSFQYNPIFNVAEIAVPVKKGEPLKDFTITFKEKNDATKMILGWDTVRVNVPIKFEKEPVIVSN; from the coding sequence ATGGTAAAACTTTACATTTCAACTATAATCTCCCTCTTTTTAATGCTTTTATTTACCTCTGAAGCTAGAGGTCAAGGCTTTGTGGCTGTAGATGATATTCCACATGATATATCATACTATAGGGAAAGCAAAATAACACCTCCTTTGGCTAAAGTACTTTATGGCAGACCTCAAAAAAATGATGAAGAAGTATTTGGCAATCTTGTTCCATATAATAAATTATGGCGAACTGGTGCCAATGAAGCTACTGAAGTTAAATTCTATAAAGATGTGGAATTTGGCAATTGCAAAGTAAAAGCTGGTACTTATGTATTGGTTACTATTCCAGGAGAGAATGATTGGCTTGTTATTTTAAATTCTCAAACAGATGTTTGGGGATCTTTTCAATACAATCCAATTTTTAATGTTGCGGAAATTGCTGTTCCTGTAAAAAAAGGAGAGCCTTTAAAGGATTTTACAATAACCTTTAAAGAGAAAAATGACGCTACTAAAATGATATTGGGCTGGGATACCGTTAGAGTTAACGTTCCCATAAAATTTGAAAAAGAGCCAGTAATCGTTTCAAATTAA
- a CDS encoding sensor histidine kinase, translated as MKLIERTSRTYLWLSIIIFIVSAGMLIFVLTVVMNNRLDEQLRYSKDVIAKAIKYDYPHIIFEEPRKLNETELKKFPNDTVIYKDTLILRAIEGEGIDEFEKYRQLTAYETLHNQRWKIVTRNSLVRNQDFIWVIVVSSFIIILLLLIGLWILNTRISKKIWHPFYTNINRLKNFSVQDQKPIELENSKIDEFKELNNSIQNLTQKLQSDFSNLKEFSENASHEMQTPLAIMQSKIELLLQSENINKEQSEQLQSIYQAGKRLSKLNKTLLLLAKVENQQFSTKEEVSFKNLIEKQLENYEDFILNKNIKVNKKLSGHITTTNTTLADTLISNLLSNAIKHNIDNGTISIVYSENQLIFSNTGESLKGNPEDLFNRFKKQSTRKDSLGLGLAIIKQICDVNQWQLNYFYEDKLHTLSVNFNIDITTKND; from the coding sequence ATGAAACTAATAGAAAGAACAAGTAGAACTTACCTCTGGCTATCTATTATAATATTTATAGTTTCTGCTGGGATGTTAATTTTTGTCTTAACCGTTGTAATGAACAATAGATTGGATGAACAACTTCGTTACAGTAAAGATGTTATTGCCAAAGCTATCAAATATGATTATCCTCATATCATTTTTGAAGAGCCAAGAAAGCTAAACGAAACCGAATTAAAAAAATTTCCAAATGATACTGTAATATACAAAGACACGTTAATTCTTAGGGCTATTGAAGGTGAAGGGATTGACGAATTTGAAAAATACAGACAGTTAACCGCTTATGAAACTCTCCATAATCAAAGATGGAAAATTGTTACAAGAAATTCGTTAGTTAGAAATCAAGATTTTATTTGGGTGATAGTAGTTTCTTCATTTATAATTATTCTACTTTTATTAATAGGGTTATGGATTTTAAACACTAGAATATCTAAAAAAATATGGCACCCTTTTTACACTAATATTAATAGACTTAAAAACTTTTCGGTACAAGATCAAAAACCTATCGAGCTAGAAAATTCTAAAATTGATGAGTTTAAAGAGCTGAACAATTCAATACAAAACTTAACCCAAAAATTACAGTCAGACTTTAGTAATTTAAAAGAGTTTTCAGAAAATGCTTCGCATGAAATGCAAACGCCCTTGGCCATAATGCAGTCTAAAATTGAATTGTTATTGCAGTCGGAAAATATAAACAAAGAACAGTCAGAACAGTTACAATCTATATACCAAGCAGGTAAGCGTTTATCAAAATTAAATAAGACATTGTTATTACTGGCAAAAGTTGAAAATCAACAATTCAGCACCAAAGAAGAAGTGTCTTTTAAAAACTTGATTGAAAAGCAATTAGAGAATTATGAAGATTTTATTCTGAATAAAAACATTAAGGTAAACAAAAAATTATCGGGCCATATTACCACAACCAACACAACATTGGCAGATACATTAATTTCAAATTTATTAAGTAACGCCATAAAACATAACATTGATAATGGCACTATTTCAATTGTTTACTCAGAGAATCAATTAATTTTTTCTAATACAGGTGAGTCATTAAAAGGAAATCCCGAAGACCTTTTTAACCGTTTTAAAAAACAAAGTACTCGTAAAGATTCATTAGGTTTAGGTCTGGCCATTATTAAACAGATTTGCGATGTTAACCAATGGCAATTAAATTATTTTTACGAAGACAAACTGCATACACTTAGTGTAAACTTTAATATAGATATCACTACAAAAAACGATTAA
- a CDS encoding GIN domain-containing protein encodes MKNYSLVIVLVTMVLFPLNMSAQDKLKGNKIVTTENRYIEGFSKIETHDKIEVIITQGMEQSVTVEADENLHVAVYTEVRDSTLIIDLTKRITRKKELRVLVTIDQYIDEIITKDKSEITSSGTLKFDHLTINAEDDSKLTLDFQASKLVLNNNESANAKLTVNADDVFINADKSGKAKINLSCNIVEATIQGGSTTDISGGCSELYVNAEDRSNFKGESLESNDIIVEATDNADVQINAKKEVIISAADGAEVYIFNNPKITIEKFTDKAILRKK; translated from the coding sequence ATGAAAAATTACTCCCTAGTCATTGTACTTGTTACGATGGTATTATTCCCTTTAAATATGTCTGCCCAAGACAAACTAAAAGGCAATAAAATAGTAACTACAGAAAACAGATATATTGAGGGCTTTTCTAAAATTGAAACGCACGATAAAATTGAAGTTATTATTACTCAAGGTATGGAACAATCCGTTACCGTTGAAGCAGATGAAAATTTACACGTAGCAGTTTATACGGAAGTTAGAGATAGTACGTTGATTATTGATCTCACCAAACGTATCACCAGAAAAAAAGAGTTGCGGGTATTGGTTACTATAGACCAATATATTGATGAAATTATAACTAAAGATAAATCTGAAATTACTTCTTCTGGCACATTAAAATTTGACCATTTAACTATTAATGCCGAAGACGATTCCAAGTTAACATTAGATTTCCAAGCTTCTAAACTCGTTTTAAATAATAACGAAAGTGCCAATGCTAAATTAACCGTTAATGCTGATGATGTTTTTATAAATGCCGACAAATCTGGAAAAGCTAAAATTAATCTTTCCTGTAATATTGTTGAAGCCACTATTCAAGGAGGGTCAACTACTGATATTTCTGGAGGATGCTCCGAACTATATGTGAATGCTGAAGATAGAAGTAATTTTAAAGGCGAAAGCCTAGAAAGCAATGATATAATTGTAGAAGCTACAGATAATGCAGATGTACAAATAAATGCAAAAAAAGAGGTTATTATTTCTGCTGCGGATGGTGCTGAAGTTTATATTTTTAACAACCCTAAAATAACTATTGAAAAATTTACGGATAAGGCTATTTTAAGAAAAAAATAA